A stretch of the Tachysurus vachellii isolate PV-2020 chromosome 26, HZAU_Pvac_v1, whole genome shotgun sequence genome encodes the following:
- the nccrp1 gene encoding F-box only protein 50, with the protein MADWKQKCNAEWQLEAKGVPLPDNVDWKTVYEKKPLERNLLKNPSPHGLTHDTPPPEREVTGQPPDPDQPPQYEPTGDFSGWNTSSERLPLDTSGIPPGVVICYLPNFSWFTLEQRVDLKAEGLWDELLDKFQPDIAVEDWYEESQLHASIYELHVKLLAADGETVIKEYTCSPTEDLEIYSHNWKQVSHVFSGYGPGLRYVHFQHKVKTQFMVEFFGTMVTGSSVVVKATKSGP; encoded by the exons ATGGCTGACTGGAAGCAGAAATGCAATGCAGAGTGGCAGCTGGAGGCTAAAGGAGTTCCTTTACCGGACAACGTGGACTGGAAAACCGTGTACGAGAAGAAACCGCTGGAACGGAACTTACTGAAGAACCCGTCGCCTCACG GTTTGACTCATGACACCCCTCCGCCTGAACGCGAGGTCACAGGACAACCTCCAGACCCTGACCAACCACCACAGTATGAACCGACAG GTGATTTCTCAGGTTGGAACACGAGTTCAGAGCGGTTGCCACTGGATACCAGCGGTATTCCTCCAGGTGTGGTGATCTGCTATCTGCCAAACTtcag CTGGTTCACCTTGGAGCAGCGAGTCGATCTGAAGGCTGAAGGACTGTGGGACGAACTACTCGACAAGTTCCAGCCCGACATAGCCGTCGAGGACtg gtatgagGAGAGTCAACTCCATGCCTCTATCTATGAGCTTCATGTGAAACTTTTAGCAGCTGATGGCGAAACAGTAATTAAGGAATATACATGCAGTCCCACAGAGGACCTGGAGATCTACTCTCACAACTGGAAAcag gttTCCCACGTGTTCTCAGGCTATGGACCCGGCTTGAGATACGTTCATTTCCAGCACAAAGTAAAAACTCAGTTCATGGTCGAATTTTTCGGCACTATGGTCACCGGGAGTTCCGTTGTAGTCAAGGCAACCAAATCCGGCCcatga